Proteins encoded by one window of Chromobacterium violaceum ATCC 12472:
- the bcsZ gene encoding cellulose synthase complex periplasmic endoglucanase BcsZ, whose product MSAVSIPLFAALLLDALPALAAPCDGWPDWQAFLKNYVSGDGRVVDRSQDARPTTSEGQSYALFFALAANDRPAFDRLLAWTRDNLADGDLGARLPAWLWGRGQDGGWKVLDDNSASDSDMWLAYDLLEAGRLWREPSYAAQGRQLALRILREETADLPGLGLTLLPGKDGFLFSDGGARLNPSYLPPQLLARFAYGLPDSDWAKLPSGSERVLLDGAPAGFAPDWLRLQPGKGLQPDADSKAKGGYSAIRVYLWAGMLAPSAPLRAALLARYKPMARWVAREGAPPEQVDTRNGKAQGRAPTGFSFALLPFLQAQGETEALRALLQRLRAMPRDDRADAYYDQVLRLFGLGWLQGRFRFERNGKLLPAWEGKCSASLPVSR is encoded by the coding sequence ATGTCGGCCGTTTCCATCCCGCTGTTCGCGGCGTTGCTGCTGGACGCGCTGCCGGCATTGGCGGCCCCCTGCGATGGCTGGCCGGACTGGCAGGCGTTCCTGAAGAACTATGTTTCCGGCGACGGCAGGGTGGTGGATCGCAGCCAGGACGCCAGGCCCACCACCTCGGAAGGCCAAAGCTACGCCTTGTTCTTCGCATTGGCGGCCAACGACCGGCCGGCGTTCGACCGACTGCTGGCCTGGACCCGCGACAATCTGGCCGACGGCGATCTGGGCGCGCGCCTGCCGGCCTGGTTGTGGGGGCGGGGGCAGGACGGCGGATGGAAGGTATTGGACGACAACAGCGCGTCGGATTCCGACATGTGGCTCGCTTACGACCTGCTGGAGGCTGGGCGGTTGTGGCGCGAGCCGAGCTATGCGGCGCAGGGCAGGCAGCTGGCGCTCCGGATCCTGAGGGAAGAAACCGCCGACCTGCCCGGACTGGGCCTGACGCTGCTGCCCGGCAAGGATGGCTTCTTGTTTTCCGACGGCGGTGCCCGGCTCAATCCCAGTTACCTGCCGCCGCAGCTGCTGGCCCGTTTCGCCTACGGCTTGCCTGATTCCGACTGGGCGAAGCTGCCGAGCGGCAGCGAACGCGTGCTGCTGGACGGCGCGCCGGCAGGCTTCGCGCCCGACTGGCTGAGACTTCAGCCGGGCAAGGGGCTGCAGCCGGACGCGGACAGCAAGGCGAAGGGCGGCTACAGCGCCATCCGCGTCTACCTGTGGGCGGGCATGCTTGCGCCGTCCGCGCCGCTGCGCGCCGCGCTGCTGGCCAGGTACAAACCCATGGCGCGCTGGGTGGCGCGGGAGGGCGCGCCTCCCGAACAGGTGGACACCCGCAATGGCAAGGCGCAGGGAAGGGCTCCGACGGGGTTTTCCTTCGCCTTGCTGCCCTTCTTGCAGGCACAGGGCGAAACGGAAGCGCTGCGGGCTCTGCTGCAGAGGCTGCGGGCCATGCCGCGAGACGATCGCGCCGATGCCTATTACGACCAGGTATTGAGGCTGTTCGGCCTGGGCTGGCTGCAGGGGCGCTTTCGTTTCGAGCGCAATGGCAAGTTGCTGCCCGCATGGGAGGGGAAATGTTCCGCATCGCTTCCTGTATCGCGCTGA
- the bcsB gene encoding cellulose biosynthesis cyclic di-GMP-binding regulatory protein BcsB has translation MINGTGKWLWVWALCLLTLFCQAAPATESAAAPSSQLASVRTLSFRQMGAGSALRLRGGNAIATIGFGSRADELVTSLTLKLRYIYSPAMLTDLSHVQVIVNDQVVAVLPFAKDQGGRAQEASLTLDPRLLTSFNRIQFRLIGHYTLRCEDETNSSIWAEISNGSEIQMTTQALSMANDLVYFPEPFFYALDYSQLELPMVFAGRPSMGVLQAAGELASWFGALSGWRGARFPAVLDGMPPPRHAIVFAANGQRPGFLKGLPPVSAPMIAVMSHPSRPEFKLLVLMGRDDQDLQQAARALVLGQAGMSGDMVRVGQVRLVAPRKPYDAPNWVRSDGPTRLGSLAARKEDLQVSGVQLAPIRVAFRVPGDLFTWGSRGIPLNLKFRYTGPQANNGSRLSIGVNDFFVQSLSLSANGIGGAQAGMRMPVLENGLLTSVDRVLLPPFRVGSRNELEFQYSFASEKQGECASGALDSFHGEVDPDSTMDFSKYPHYAQMPNLSLFATSGYPFTRLADLAETALVLPARPQTSDINVFLTVMGRMGASTGFPALRYRLVSEDDVDRVNNADLLVIGDSRELKLLRAWRDKLPALLEGDFRQVGNGGAAAKDDGAALLPGATLHQANGRADFSARGRVGALLGLESPLAPGRSAVIITASEADAMAGVASALIDDAALSQMSGSVVLMRGGTIDSQLLGPVYHVGSLPPWDWAWLLLSGHPLLLAMLTALAVLLLAFVILRILRILAARRLRES, from the coding sequence ATGATCAACGGAACAGGGAAGTGGTTATGGGTGTGGGCGCTGTGCCTGCTGACGCTGTTTTGCCAGGCCGCGCCTGCCACGGAGTCCGCCGCTGCGCCATCGTCTCAACTGGCGAGCGTCCGGACGTTGAGCTTCAGGCAGATGGGCGCCGGTTCGGCGCTCAGGCTGCGGGGCGGCAACGCCATCGCCACCATAGGCTTCGGCAGCCGCGCCGACGAGCTGGTCACCTCGCTGACGCTGAAACTGCGCTACATCTATTCGCCGGCGATGTTGACCGACCTGTCTCATGTCCAGGTGATCGTCAACGATCAGGTGGTTGCCGTCCTGCCTTTCGCCAAGGATCAGGGCGGCCGGGCTCAGGAGGCGTCGCTGACGCTGGATCCGCGGCTGCTCACCAGCTTCAACCGCATACAGTTCCGCTTGATCGGCCATTACACGCTGCGCTGCGAGGATGAGACCAACAGCAGCATCTGGGCGGAAATCAGCAACGGCAGCGAGATCCAGATGACGACGCAGGCCTTGTCGATGGCCAACGACCTCGTGTACTTCCCCGAGCCCTTTTTCTATGCGCTCGACTACTCGCAGCTGGAGTTGCCCATGGTGTTCGCCGGCCGGCCGTCGATGGGCGTGCTGCAGGCCGCCGGCGAGCTCGCCTCCTGGTTCGGCGCGCTGTCCGGCTGGCGCGGCGCGCGCTTCCCCGCGGTGCTGGACGGCATGCCGCCTCCGCGCCACGCCATCGTTTTCGCCGCCAATGGCCAGCGGCCCGGGTTCCTGAAGGGCCTGCCGCCGGTGTCGGCGCCGATGATCGCCGTGATGTCCCATCCCTCCCGGCCGGAGTTCAAGCTGCTGGTGCTGATGGGCCGGGACGACCAGGACCTGCAGCAGGCCGCGCGCGCGCTGGTGCTGGGACAGGCTGGCATGAGCGGCGACATGGTCCGGGTGGGGCAGGTGAGGCTGGTGGCGCCGCGCAAGCCCTACGACGCGCCCAACTGGGTCCGCTCCGACGGTCCGACGCGGCTGGGCAGCCTGGCCGCGCGCAAGGAGGACCTGCAAGTGTCCGGAGTGCAGCTTGCGCCGATAAGGGTGGCTTTCCGCGTGCCGGGCGACCTGTTCACCTGGGGTAGCCGCGGCATTCCGCTCAATCTGAAATTCCGTTACACGGGCCCCCAGGCCAACAATGGCTCGCGGCTCAGCATAGGCGTCAACGACTTTTTCGTTCAGAGCCTGAGTTTGAGCGCCAACGGCATTGGCGGCGCTCAAGCCGGCATGCGGATGCCGGTGTTGGAGAATGGCCTGCTGACCAGCGTGGACCGGGTCCTGCTGCCGCCGTTCCGGGTCGGCAGCCGCAACGAGCTGGAGTTCCAGTACAGCTTCGCCAGCGAGAAGCAGGGGGAATGCGCGAGCGGCGCGCTGGACAGTTTCCATGGCGAGGTCGATCCGGATTCGACGATGGATTTCAGCAAGTACCCGCACTACGCGCAAATGCCCAATCTCAGTCTGTTCGCGACGTCGGGCTATCCATTCACCCGGCTGGCCGACCTGGCCGAGACCGCGCTCGTCCTGCCCGCGCGGCCGCAAACCTCGGACATCAACGTCTTTCTGACGGTGATGGGGCGGATGGGCGCTTCCACCGGCTTTCCTGCGCTGCGCTACCGGCTGGTGAGCGAGGACGACGTGGACCGCGTCAACAATGCCGACCTGCTGGTGATCGGCGATTCCCGTGAGCTCAAGTTGCTGCGCGCTTGGCGCGACAAGCTGCCCGCCTTGCTGGAGGGCGATTTCCGCCAGGTGGGAAATGGCGGGGCCGCCGCGAAGGATGATGGGGCGGCGCTGCTGCCGGGGGCTACGCTCCATCAGGCCAACGGCCGGGCAGACTTTTCCGCGCGCGGACGGGTGGGCGCCTTGCTGGGGCTGGAATCGCCTCTGGCGCCGGGCCGCAGCGCCGTGATCATCACGGCCAGCGAGGCCGATGCGATGGCTGGCGTGGCTTCGGCGCTGATCGACGACGCCGCGCTGTCCCAGATGTCCGGCAGCGTGGTGCTGATGCGCGGCGGCACGATAGACAGCCAGCTGCTGGGGCCGGTCTACCATGTCGGCAGCCTGCCGCCATGGGACTGGGCGTGGTTGCTCCTGTCGGGCCACCCGCTGCTGCTTGCCATGCTGACGGCGTTGGCGGTGCTGCTCCTGGCCTTCGTCATCCTGCGCATCCTCCGGATACTGGCGGCGCGCCGGCTGAGGGAGTCCTGA
- the bcsA gene encoding UDP-forming cellulose synthase catalytic subunit: MSRARWAAWAVRCGLLHRADRPAVGLALLSLLFVTPDNGWEAWGRRQKGCFPHVDFSHPGPADALRIPLQLLWLALVRPPSARGGVSTAWRELRRRAARARSALRAHRARLAARHLAWLVPERLNRASARVAGNAAWQSAALRYACGLVAMALVAVCVTTPFDDASQALFFAALLLIALWVNRVPGQACTLMLMVFSMVMSTRYIWWRATSTINDDTWLNLAFGLMLLAAEIFAWIVLSLGFFQSSWALKRRVAPLPDDRALWPAVDVFIPIYNEPLRVLRPTVMSALEMDWPPDKLRVHILDDGCREEVREFAAGIGAGYITRPVHKHAKAGNINHALTVTSAGFIAVFDCDHIPTRSFLRSTMGGFLSDGKLALVQTPHHFFSADPFERNLETHGKMPNEGELFYGRVQDGNDLWNATFFCGSCAVLRRSHLVEAGGIAVDTVTEDAHTSLRLHRLGYRSAYINVVQAAGLATESLSAHIGQRIRWARGMAQIFRSDNPVLGKGLTLPQRFCYLNAMLHFLNGAPRLIFLTAPMVFLIFHVYTIYAQALSIVLYVVPHMAFSVLANSRLNGRFRRSFWGEVYETVLAWYIVIPTTAALLFPGLGTFNVTAKGGVMDEDFVDWRIAKPYLVLLGFNLLGIGFGAWRMAAGPHFEMGTAVINMLWAGYNAMLLGVALAVARELRQVRAAHRVRASRQAALHLPDGRVHRCRMLDYSEGGMALQLAREPRSGMDGDAELTVSLRQDGRSYAFPCRMAFSSGDRVSVRFPDLTLAQRSELMQCTFGRPDAWAERETRKRERNPLGSALDIFHLGWLGLKGLWLLAASSLGIGRRPASVLWLLSLLPRQPISIRD; this comes from the coding sequence ATGAGCCGCGCTCGTTGGGCCGCGTGGGCGGTTCGCTGCGGGCTTCTTCACCGAGCGGACCGGCCGGCTGTCGGGTTGGCTCTGCTATCCCTGCTGTTCGTGACGCCTGACAACGGTTGGGAAGCTTGGGGCCGCCGCCAGAAAGGCTGTTTCCCCCATGTCGACTTCTCCCATCCGGGCCCCGCCGACGCGTTGCGCATCCCGTTGCAGCTTTTATGGTTGGCGCTGGTGCGGCCGCCATCCGCGCGGGGCGGGGTATCGACTGCCTGGCGTGAGCTGCGGAGGCGCGCGGCGCGCGCGCGGTCCGCGTTGCGCGCCCATCGGGCGCGGTTGGCGGCTCGGCATCTGGCCTGGCTTGTCCCGGAACGATTGAACCGCGCCTCAGCGCGCGTGGCCGGCAACGCCGCCTGGCAGAGCGCCGCGCTGCGCTATGCCTGCGGCCTGGTGGCGATGGCGCTGGTGGCGGTTTGCGTCACCACCCCGTTCGACGACGCGTCGCAGGCCTTGTTCTTCGCGGCGCTGCTGTTGATCGCGCTATGGGTGAACCGCGTTCCCGGACAGGCGTGCACGCTGATGCTGATGGTGTTTTCCATGGTGATGTCCACCCGTTACATCTGGTGGCGGGCCACCAGCACCATCAACGACGATACTTGGCTGAACCTCGCTTTCGGCCTGATGCTGCTGGCTGCCGAGATCTTCGCCTGGATCGTGTTGTCGCTGGGCTTTTTCCAGTCGTCCTGGGCGCTCAAGCGCCGGGTCGCGCCGTTGCCCGATGACCGCGCCCTGTGGCCTGCGGTGGATGTGTTCATTCCGATCTACAACGAGCCCTTGCGGGTGCTGAGGCCGACCGTGATGTCGGCGCTGGAAATGGACTGGCCGCCCGACAAGCTGCGCGTCCACATCCTGGACGACGGCTGCCGCGAGGAGGTGCGCGAATTCGCCGCCGGGATCGGGGCCGGCTATATCACCAGGCCGGTGCACAAGCACGCGAAGGCGGGCAACATCAACCACGCTCTGACGGTGACCTCCGCCGGCTTCATCGCCGTCTTCGACTGCGACCACATTCCCACCCGTTCCTTCCTGCGGTCCACGATGGGCGGCTTCCTGAGCGACGGCAAGCTTGCCCTGGTGCAGACGCCTCACCATTTCTTTTCCGCCGACCCGTTCGAACGCAACCTGGAAACCCACGGCAAAATGCCGAACGAGGGCGAACTGTTCTACGGCCGGGTGCAGGATGGCAACGATTTATGGAACGCGACCTTCTTCTGCGGTTCCTGCGCGGTGCTGCGGCGGTCTCATCTGGTAGAGGCGGGCGGCATCGCGGTGGACACCGTCACCGAAGACGCGCACACCTCGCTCAGGCTGCACCGGCTCGGCTACCGTTCCGCCTACATCAACGTGGTGCAGGCGGCGGGCCTGGCCACCGAGAGCCTGTCCGCCCACATCGGCCAGCGCATACGCTGGGCGCGCGGCATGGCGCAGATTTTCCGCAGCGACAATCCCGTGCTCGGCAAGGGGCTGACCCTGCCGCAGCGTTTCTGCTACCTGAACGCGATGCTGCATTTCCTGAATGGCGCGCCCCGGCTGATCTTCCTGACCGCGCCCATGGTCTTCCTGATCTTCCATGTCTACACCATCTATGCGCAGGCGCTGAGCATCGTGCTGTACGTGGTGCCGCACATGGCGTTCTCGGTGCTGGCCAATTCGCGGCTGAACGGACGGTTCCGCCGCTCATTCTGGGGCGAAGTCTACGAGACGGTGCTGGCCTGGTACATCGTGATCCCGACCACGGCCGCGCTGTTGTTCCCCGGTCTGGGCACGTTCAATGTCACCGCCAAGGGCGGCGTGATGGACGAAGATTTCGTCGACTGGCGCATTGCCAAACCCTATCTGGTCCTGCTGGGCTTCAACTTGCTGGGCATAGGCTTCGGCGCTTGGCGGATGGCGGCGGGCCCGCATTTCGAGATGGGCACCGCCGTCATCAACATGCTCTGGGCGGGCTACAACGCCATGCTGCTGGGCGTGGCGCTGGCGGTCGCGCGCGAGCTGCGCCAGGTGCGCGCCGCCCATCGGGTGCGCGCCAGCCGGCAGGCCGCGCTGCATCTCCCGGATGGCCGGGTTCACCGCTGCCGGATGCTTGACTATTCCGAGGGCGGCATGGCCCTGCAACTGGCGCGGGAGCCCAGGTCCGGCATGGATGGCGATGCCGAATTGACGGTGTCGCTGCGTCAGGACGGGCGCAGCTACGCCTTCCCCTGCCGGATGGCGTTTTCCAGCGGCGACAGGGTGAGCGTGCGGTTCCCCGACTTGACCTTGGCGCAGCGGAGCGAACTGATGCAGTGCACTTTCGGCCGGCCCGACGCCTGGGCCGAGAGGGAGACGCGCAAGCGGGAGCGCAATCCGCTGGGCAGCGCGCTGGATATTTTCCACTTGGGATGGCTGGGTCTGAAGGGCTTGTGGCTGCTTGCGGCATCCAGCCTTGGCATCGGGCGCCGGCCCGCTTCTGTGCTGTGGCTGCTGAGCCTGCTGCCCAGGCAGCCCATATCGATTCGGGACTGA
- the bcsQ gene encoding cellulose biosynthesis protein BcsQ encodes MAILSICGVRGGSGATALAAAIAWYREEQAQPTLAIDLCPQNLLRLHFGVPWSEQGGWRASLHAGCDWTESAWRIGSGHLALVPHGTCAARGPEPDAGWLSAELGKLERPAGDLVLLDTPSWAGRCRDQAWTAASHVLAVLTADSVNCVLAVRLEAELMARGVPRDGILFAISQFDPARKLDRDVERVLRRTLGSRLAPRPVTRDEAVREALAAGLPVSVFAPESQAVDDLRQLAVWLAVKLRRAEPEGRAP; translated from the coding sequence ATGGCTATTTTGTCCATTTGCGGAGTCCGAGGGGGGAGCGGCGCGACAGCGCTAGCCGCCGCCATTGCCTGGTATCGTGAAGAGCAGGCCCAGCCGACGCTGGCAATCGACCTGTGCCCGCAGAACTTGCTACGTCTGCACTTCGGCGTGCCGTGGAGCGAGCAGGGAGGCTGGCGCGCCAGCCTGCATGCGGGCTGCGACTGGACGGAGTCCGCCTGGCGGATAGGAAGCGGCCACCTGGCGCTGGTTCCGCATGGGACCTGCGCAGCCAGGGGGCCGGAACCGGACGCGGGCTGGCTGAGCGCGGAACTGGGCAAGCTGGAGAGGCCGGCGGGCGATCTGGTGCTGCTGGACACGCCGTCATGGGCCGGTCGCTGCCGCGACCAGGCATGGACCGCCGCCAGCCATGTGCTGGCGGTGTTGACGGCGGATTCCGTCAACTGCGTTCTGGCCGTCCGTCTGGAAGCGGAGCTGATGGCGCGCGGTGTGCCCCGCGACGGCATATTGTTCGCGATCAGCCAGTTCGACCCGGCGCGCAAGCTGGACCGGGACGTCGAGCGCGTGCTGCGCAGAACGCTGGGAAGCCGGCTGGCTCCGCGGCCGGTGACGCGTGACGAAGCGGTGCGCGAGGCCCTCGCCGCGGGCCTGCCGGTATCGGTGTTCGCGCCGGAAAGCCAGGCGGTCGACGATCTGCGGCAACTGGCGGTGTGGCTGGCGGTGAAGCTGAGGCGCGCCGAGCCGGAGGGCCGGGCTCCATGA
- a CDS encoding SMR family transporter, producing MKVWLFLMGAILSEVVATSALKASDGFTRLWPSLLTAGGYVLAFYLLSQTLRHIPVGIAYALWSGIGIVLVSLIAWLLYGQKLDLAAVAGMGLIIAGVAVINLFSHSAAH from the coding sequence ATGAAAGTCTGGCTGTTCCTGATGGGGGCCATCCTGTCCGAAGTGGTGGCCACCTCCGCGCTGAAGGCCTCCGACGGTTTTACCCGGCTGTGGCCGTCGTTGTTGACCGCCGGCGGCTACGTGCTGGCCTTCTACCTGTTGTCCCAGACACTGCGCCACATTCCGGTGGGCATCGCCTACGCGCTGTGGTCGGGCATCGGCATCGTGTTGGTGTCGCTGATCGCCTGGCTGCTGTACGGCCAGAAGCTGGATCTGGCTGCGGTGGCGGGCATGGGCTTGATCATCGCCGGCGTGGCGGTGATCAATCTGTTTTCGCATAGCGCCGCGCACTGA
- a CDS encoding multidrug/biocide efflux PACE transporter encodes MQATNKKLGERVLHAVLYEACAMALLVPLAALALQKNMLHMGALALMMSTAAMLWNMVFNALFERIERYFCWQRTVAVRCLHALGFEGGLVVLLVPLAAWWLDSSYWQAFLLDLGFFAFFLPYTYVFNWLYDHLRERLIARRSLAAAVE; translated from the coding sequence ATGCAAGCGACAAACAAAAAACTGGGCGAGCGGGTATTGCACGCGGTGCTGTACGAAGCGTGCGCAATGGCCCTGCTGGTGCCGCTGGCGGCGCTGGCATTGCAAAAGAACATGCTGCACATGGGCGCATTGGCCTTGATGATGTCGACGGCTGCCATGCTGTGGAACATGGTGTTCAATGCCTTGTTCGAACGCATCGAGCGCTATTTTTGCTGGCAGCGCACCGTTGCGGTCCGTTGCCTGCACGCGCTGGGCTTCGAGGGCGGTCTGGTGGTGCTGCTGGTGCCGCTGGCCGCCTGGTGGCTGGACAGCAGTTACTGGCAGGCCTTCTTGCTGGATCTGGGGTTCTTCGCCTTTTTCCTGCCTTATACCTATGTGTTCAACTGGCTGTACGACCACCTGCGCGAGCGTCTGATCGCCCGCCGGAGTCTGGCGGCCGCAGTGGAGTGA
- a CDS encoding LysR family transcriptional regulator has translation MTTSIDTLSAFVYAADLGSFSAAARRLGKSQSTISEAIANLEIDLGSSLFDRGTRAPTLTPAGRLLLPQARQIMAASQDLRRQAAQLNAGVETRLTIVLSDTFQSRTLESVACRLEERYPLLELECLVGEQEDVLDLILSGRAQLGLVGAMDSYPPDVRHQRQREASELALYAAHRHPLAGMDRIDEQQLDQHRQLRLNTYSDKTPADSGQRQWYAPSYLMLLDMARLGVGWAELPCWLVHSFGGGELKQLDVAGWPKRMPVDLVWAANKPLGAAAGWLLQQLTDGAEQR, from the coding sequence ATGACTACCTCAATCGACACCCTCTCCGCCTTCGTCTACGCCGCCGACCTCGGCTCTTTCTCCGCTGCCGCAAGGCGCCTGGGCAAGAGCCAGTCCACCATCAGCGAGGCCATCGCCAACCTGGAAATCGACTTGGGAAGCAGCCTGTTCGACCGGGGCACCCGCGCGCCCACCCTGACGCCCGCCGGGCGGCTGCTGTTGCCCCAAGCGCGGCAGATCATGGCCGCCAGCCAGGATCTGCGCAGGCAGGCCGCCCAGCTGAACGCCGGCGTGGAAACCCGCCTCACCATCGTGCTGTCCGACACTTTCCAGTCGCGCACGCTGGAAAGCGTCGCCTGCCGGCTGGAAGAACGCTATCCCTTGCTGGAGCTGGAATGCCTGGTCGGCGAGCAAGAGGACGTGCTGGACCTGATCCTGTCCGGCCGCGCGCAACTGGGCCTGGTCGGCGCGATGGACAGCTATCCGCCCGATGTCCGCCACCAGCGCCAGCGCGAAGCCAGCGAGCTGGCGCTGTACGCCGCCCATCGCCACCCGCTGGCCGGCATGGACCGCATCGACGAACAGCAGCTGGACCAGCACCGCCAGCTCAGGCTCAATACCTACAGCGACAAGACGCCTGCCGATTCCGGCCAGCGGCAATGGTACGCGCCCAGCTATCTGATGCTGCTGGACATGGCTCGGCTAGGGGTGGGCTGGGCCGAGCTGCCCTGCTGGCTGGTGCACAGCTTCGGCGGCGGCGAGCTGAAGCAGCTGGATGTGGCCGGCTGGCCCAAACGGATGCCGGTGGACCTGGTATGGGCGGCCAACAAGCCGCTGGGCGCGGCGGCGGGATGGCTGCTGCAACAGCTAACCGATGGAGCGGAGCAGCGCTAA
- a CDS encoding ABC transporter ATP-binding protein — protein MSNNKTLLSVRNLRVRFRQEDGGRFEALKGVSFDIPAHRTVALVGESGSGKSVTSMAIMQLLPPQSSEIDPASELRFDGRDLLKLSAAELRRLRGKDIAMIFQEPMSSLNPVFTVGEQIVETLTLHAGLSRGAAWKRAVELLREVGLPEPEKRVKSYPHELSGGQQQRVMIAIAIACEPKLLIADEPTTALDVTIQKQILQLIADLQKKHGMSVLFITHDLGVVGEFADEVIVMRHGVIREQGTVKQIFEDPQDAYTKALLSCRPHLDRRPERLAVIDDFLQPGGYVEPAERARGYAAGDEIILDVQGLCKSFDIREGLFGKRQFHAVRDVSFKLARGKTLGIVGESGSGKTTVGLTLVRLHQATAGKALFHGQDLIGMSAKAFHAYKKRIQIIFQNPYASLNPRFTVEQILTEPMLLHGIGQDAGQRRRLAQDLLDKVGLPAGALAKYPHEFSGGQRQRIAIARCLTLKPEVLICDESVSALDVSVQAQVLNLLQDLQDEYKLSYLFISHDLAVVKHISDQVLVMNKGQVVEQADADVIYREPKDGYTKKLLGAIPQGWNPALALA, from the coding sequence ATGAGCAATAACAAAACCCTGCTTTCGGTGCGCAACCTGCGGGTGCGTTTCCGCCAGGAGGACGGCGGCCGCTTCGAGGCGCTGAAGGGCGTCAGTTTCGACATCCCGGCCCACCGCACGGTGGCGCTGGTCGGCGAATCGGGTTCCGGCAAATCGGTGACGTCGATGGCCATCATGCAGCTGCTGCCGCCGCAATCGAGCGAGATCGATCCGGCGTCGGAACTGCGCTTCGACGGCCGCGACCTGCTGAAGCTGAGCGCGGCCGAGCTGCGCCGGCTGCGCGGCAAAGACATCGCGATGATTTTCCAGGAGCCGATGAGCTCCTTGAACCCGGTGTTCACCGTCGGCGAGCAGATCGTCGAGACGCTGACGCTGCACGCCGGGCTGAGCCGCGGCGCGGCGTGGAAGCGGGCGGTGGAGCTGCTGCGCGAGGTGGGTCTGCCGGAGCCGGAGAAGCGGGTGAAGAGCTACCCGCACGAACTGTCCGGCGGCCAGCAGCAGCGGGTGATGATCGCCATCGCCATCGCCTGCGAGCCCAAGCTGTTGATCGCCGACGAGCCGACCACCGCGCTGGATGTCACGATTCAGAAGCAGATCCTGCAGCTGATCGCCGATCTGCAGAAGAAGCACGGTATGTCGGTGCTGTTCATCACCCACGACCTGGGGGTGGTGGGCGAGTTCGCCGACGAGGTGATCGTGATGCGCCACGGCGTGATCCGCGAGCAGGGCACGGTGAAGCAGATTTTCGAAGATCCGCAGGACGCCTACACCAAGGCGCTGCTGTCGTGCCGGCCGCACCTGGACCGCCGCCCGGAGCGGCTGGCGGTGATCGACGACTTCCTGCAGCCGGGCGGCTACGTGGAGCCGGCGGAGCGGGCGCGCGGCTACGCGGCCGGCGACGAGATCATTCTGGACGTGCAGGGGCTGTGCAAGAGCTTCGACATCCGCGAAGGCCTGTTTGGCAAGCGCCAGTTCCACGCGGTGCGGGACGTGTCGTTCAAGCTGGCGCGCGGCAAGACGCTGGGCATCGTCGGCGAGTCGGGCTCGGGCAAGACCACGGTGGGGCTGACGCTGGTGCGGCTGCACCAGGCGACGGCGGGCAAGGCCTTGTTCCACGGCCAGGACCTGATCGGCATGAGCGCCAAGGCCTTCCACGCCTACAAGAAGCGGATCCAGATCATCTTCCAGAACCCGTACGCGTCGCTGAACCCGCGCTTCACGGTGGAGCAGATCCTGACCGAGCCGATGCTGCTGCACGGCATTGGCCAGGACGCCGGCCAGCGGCGCCGGCTGGCGCAGGACCTGCTGGACAAGGTGGGGCTGCCGGCGGGCGCGTTGGCCAAGTACCCGCACGAGTTCTCCGGCGGCCAGCGGCAGCGGATCGCGATCGCGCGCTGCCTGACCTTGAAGCCGGAAGTGCTGATCTGCGACGAATCGGTGTCGGCTTTGGACGTGTCGGTGCAGGCGCAGGTGCTGAACCTGCTGCAGGACCTGCAGGACGAGTACAAGCTGTCCTACCTGTTCATTTCGCACGATCTGGCGGTGGTGAAGCACATCTCGGACCAGGTGCTGGTGATGAACAAGGGCCAGGTGGTGGAGCAGGCGGACGCGGACGTGATCTACCGCGAGCCGAAGGACGGCTACACCAAGAAGCTGCTGGGGGCGATCCCGCAGGGATGGAACCCGGCCCTGGCGCTGGCGTAG